A region of Campylobacter armoricus DNA encodes the following proteins:
- the murA gene encoding UDP-N-acetylglucosamine 1-carboxyvinyltransferase has translation MTYLEIDGVEKLNGEVIISGAKNAALPLIASSILAKNEVQISNLPNVADICTLLSLLENLGANYTFKDNFAKINTNNLNQTIAKYDIVRKMRASILTLGPLLVRFGNCEVSLPGGCAIGQRPIDLHLLALEKMGANIEIKQGYVVASGKLKGADVMFDKITVTGSENIIMAAALAHGKTRLLNVAKEPEVVQLCEVLAQAGLDIQGIGSSELEIYGTSGELLEFKPFEIIPDRIEAGTYLCAGAITNSKITLKKVNVNHLSAVLAKLEQMGFSFDINEDSISINPTREIKPVEILTSEYPGFPTDMQAQFMALALKANGTSIIDERLFENRFMHVGELLRMGADIRLNGHIATINGTKELLGADVMATDLRASSALILAALAAKGTSKIHRIYHLDRGYENLEEKFKKLGANIRRLEE, from the coding sequence ATGACTTATTTGGAGATTGATGGTGTTGAAAAATTAAACGGAGAAGTGATAATAAGCGGTGCTAAAAATGCTGCACTTCCTTTGATAGCTTCAAGTATTTTAGCTAAAAATGAAGTGCAAATTTCAAATTTACCAAATGTTGCAGATATTTGCACCCTACTTTCTTTGCTTGAAAATTTAGGAGCAAATTATACCTTTAAAGACAATTTCGCAAAGATAAATACAAACAATCTAAATCAAACTATAGCAAAATATGACATAGTGCGTAAAATGCGTGCGTCTATACTTACCCTAGGACCATTGCTAGTTAGATTTGGAAATTGTGAAGTTTCTTTACCTGGAGGTTGTGCTATAGGACAACGCCCTATTGATTTACACCTTTTAGCTTTAGAAAAAATGGGAGCTAATATCGAGATTAAACAAGGTTATGTAGTAGCTAGCGGAAAGCTTAAAGGTGCTGATGTGATGTTTGATAAAATCACCGTTACTGGTAGTGAAAATATCATCATGGCTGCAGCCTTAGCTCATGGTAAAACTAGACTTTTAAATGTTGCCAAAGAGCCTGAAGTGGTGCAACTTTGTGAGGTTTTAGCTCAGGCTGGACTTGATATACAAGGCATAGGATCTTCTGAACTTGAAATTTATGGCACAAGTGGAGAGCTTTTAGAATTTAAACCTTTTGAGATTATACCTGATCGTATTGAAGCAGGAACTTACTTGTGTGCAGGAGCTATCACTAACTCAAAAATCACTCTAAAAAAGGTCAATGTGAATCATCTTAGTGCAGTTTTAGCAAAGCTAGAGCAAATGGGATTTAGTTTTGATATTAATGAAGATAGTATTAGTATAAATCCTACTAGAGAAATTAAGCCGGTTGAAATTTTAACTAGTGAATATCCGGGTTTTCCAACGGATATGCAAGCACAATTTATGGCTTTGGCTTTAAAAGCAAATGGTACAAGTATTATTGATGAAAGATTGTTTGAAAATCGTTTTATGCATGTGGGTGAGCTTTTAAGAATGGGAGCTGATATAAGATTAAACGGGCATATTGCCACTATAAATGGCACTAAAGAGCTTTTAGGGGCTGATGTTATGGCTACTGACTTGCGTGCATCTTCGGCTTTGATTTTGGCAGCTTTAGCAGCTAAAGGAACAAGTAAAATTCATAGAATTTATCATCTTGATAGAGGTTATGAAAATTTAGAAGAAAAATTTAAAAAACTAGGTGCAAATATAAGAAGGCTTGAAGAATGA
- a CDS encoding aspartate/glutamate racemase family protein: MKTIGLIGGMSYESTLSYYKIINKIINEKLGKLHSAKIVLASVDFEEIEECQRENDWQKASEILTYHALLLQKCGVDFILICTNTMHKCYNDIQKNIQIPILHITQAIFLELKKQNIDKVLLLGTKYTMVEDFYKQLLITSNIEVFIPKNDDIVKVNDIIFNELCKGVIKEDSKKYFDNLIIQFPQAQGVILGCTELGLIIDKSSKKLFDSAYIHAKVAALKALGIE, from the coding sequence TTGAAAACTATAGGTTTAATAGGTGGAATGAGCTATGAAAGCACATTAAGCTATTATAAAATTATCAATAAAATAATTAATGAAAAGTTAGGAAAGCTACATAGTGCTAAAATAGTTCTTGCAAGTGTTGATTTTGAAGAGATAGAAGAATGCCAACGCGAGAATGATTGGCAGAAAGCAAGTGAAATTTTAACTTATCATGCCCTACTTTTACAAAAATGTGGAGTTGATTTCATATTAATTTGCACTAATACTATGCATAAATGCTATAATGATATTCAAAAAAATATCCAAATTCCTATTTTGCATATTACTCAAGCAATATTTTTAGAACTTAAAAAACAAAATATTGATAAAGTATTGTTGTTAGGGACAAAATACACTATGGTTGAAGATTTTTACAAACAGCTTTTGATTACGTCAAATATTGAAGTTTTTATCCCTAAAAATGATGATATAGTAAAAGTTAATGATATCATTTTTAATGAACTTTGCAAAGGTGTCATAAAAGAAGATTCTAAAAAATATTTTGATAATTTAATCATTCAATTTCCACAAGCTCAAGGAGTAATTTTAGGTTGCACTGAGCTTGGTTTGATTATAGATAAAAGCTCTAAAAAACTTTTTGATAGTGCGTATATCCACGCGAAGGTAGCTGCTTTAAAAGCTTTGGGGATTGAGTGA
- a CDS encoding molybdenum cofactor biosynthesis protein: MFFMKKKKTPKFPKKDISYQQNIGFENDFAQEKRLYDFKENMKKLSKDENSAMILAKQLSRLIQKS; encoded by the coding sequence ATGTTTTTTATGAAGAAGAAAAAAACACCAAAGTTTCCAAAGAAAGATATTAGCTATCAGCAAAATATTGGTTTTGAAAATGATTTTGCACAAGAAAAAAGACTTTATGATTTTAAAGAAAATATGAAAAAACTATCCAAAGATGAAAATAGTGCTATGATTTTGGCAAAACAACTTTCAAGACTAATCCAAAAATCTTAA
- a CDS encoding DMT family transporter, translated as MGVFLVILGGIFWAISGVLAEYLFKNHYSAEWVSFYRLLFTGIILIILGAKNFKLKLLKQKQEFNSLLIFSIFGLLITQYGYFKAIYYTDAGTATMIQYNAPLIIMLFMCFKNKIFPKKIELIALFLILFALFLLITNGDIYALKLDIRGVIWAFFGAIGVAFYSLSARLIIAKYGLFLIMGLASLFASFLLFTLLQGNIPKHNFSLNSFLAMSGIILIGTIGAFCLYLKGVELIGAFKASMIACIEPVAAALMSFLFLGTIYSLIDLFAFSLIILSVFLNAKHTLNN; from the coding sequence TTGGGAGTTTTTCTAGTTATACTTGGTGGGATATTTTGGGCCATAAGCGGGGTTTTGGCTGAGTATTTGTTTAAAAATCATTATTCTGCTGAATGGGTGAGTTTTTATCGCTTACTTTTTACAGGTATTATTTTAATAATTTTAGGTGCAAAAAATTTCAAATTAAAATTATTAAAGCAAAAACAAGAATTTAACTCTCTTTTAATTTTTTCAATTTTTGGTTTATTGATAACTCAATATGGTTATTTTAAGGCCATTTATTATACTGATGCGGGAACTGCTACGATGATTCAATACAATGCACCCCTAATCATAATGCTTTTTATGTGTTTTAAAAATAAAATTTTTCCTAAAAAAATAGAACTAATCGCTTTATTTTTAATACTTTTTGCCTTATTTTTACTTATAACAAATGGGGATATTTATGCATTAAAGCTTGATATAAGAGGTGTTATTTGGGCATTTTTTGGAGCTATTGGAGTAGCGTTTTATTCTTTGAGCGCTAGGCTTATCATAGCAAAATATGGCTTATTTTTAATCATGGGTTTAGCTAGTTTATTTGCTTCTTTTTTACTTTTTACACTATTACAAGGGAATATCCCAAAACATAATTTTTCTTTAAATTCATTTTTAGCTATGAGTGGAATCATACTCATAGGCACAATAGGAGCTTTTTGTTTATACTTAAAGGGGGTTGAATTAATAGGAGCTTTTAAGGCTAGTATGATAGCTTGTATCGAACCTGTGGCTGCTGCTTTGATGAGTTTTTTATTTTTAGGAACTATTTATAGTTTAATTGATCTTTTTGCTTTTAGCTTAATTATTCTTAGTGTCTTTTTGAATGCTAAACACACACTAAATAACTAA
- a CDS encoding tyrosine-type recombinase/integrase — protein sequence MKYLLDCEENFEKSFLFWLCRYIKFKLNSLSNKELKDPQALAVVNLALSKGVKNIQELDAYVKKARNAGLSGVNTYFNPLKKLYECLMFYKLYSLKQIDEELLVEVLASISASLSDASKKNYRIAVINFFAFLDKQNEEEQKAHIFDINLKNWAGISGSKGVKLPEYMSEDEVGKFLNAIDNTDFKNNTIRNRLIIKIIIFTGIRVSEAINIKLKDISEENDLYIIRIRGKGNKYRVVMIKKELIEHLLKDVRVNYLSQDGLLFVNRNGKTLTQAYVSRIVEQILFKAGIRKQKNGAHMLRHTFATLLYKKQKDLVLVQEALGHASLNTSRIYTHFDNEKLKLAAEVAKKLYDGD from the coding sequence ATGAAATATTTGTTAGATTGTGAAGAAAATTTTGAAAAATCTTTTTTATTTTGGCTTTGTAGGTATATAAAATTTAAACTTAATTCTCTTTCAAATAAAGAGTTAAAAGATCCGCAAGCTTTAGCTGTGGTAAATTTAGCTTTAAGTAAAGGTGTTAAAAATATACAAGAACTTGATGCTTATGTAAAAAAAGCTAGAAATGCTGGACTTAGCGGAGTAAATACTTATTTTAATCCTTTAAAAAAACTTTATGAGTGTTTGATGTTTTATAAACTTTATTCGCTAAAACAAATTGATGAAGAGCTTTTGGTGGAAGTTTTAGCAAGCATTAGTGCTTCATTGTCTGATGCAAGTAAAAAAAATTACCGCATAGCTGTGATTAATTTTTTTGCATTTTTAGATAAACAAAATGAAGAAGAACAAAAGGCACATATTTTTGATATAAATCTTAAAAATTGGGCTGGAATTAGTGGTTCTAAGGGGGTTAAGCTACCTGAATATATGAGTGAAGATGAAGTAGGTAAATTTTTAAATGCTATTGATAATACTGATTTTAAAAATAATACTATACGCAATCGTTTAATTATTAAAATCATCATTTTTACAGGAATTAGAGTTAGTGAAGCTATTAATATAAAATTAAAAGATATTAGTGAAGAAAATGATCTTTATATCATACGCATTAGAGGCAAAGGTAACAAATATCGCGTTGTGATGATTAAAAAAGAGCTTATAGAGCATCTTTTAAAAGATGTTAGAGTAAATTATCTTTCTCAAGATGGACTTTTATTTGTTAATCGTAACGGAAAAACTCTAACTCAAGCTTATGTTTCTCGTATAGTAGAGCAAATCTTATTTAAAGCTGGAATTCGTAAGCAAAAAAATGGTGCTCATATGTTAAGACATACTTTTGCTACCCTACTCTATAAAAAACAAAAAGATTTGGTTTTGGTTCAAGAAGCACTAGGACATGCAAGTTTAAACACTTCAAGAATTTATACTCATTTTGATAATGAAAAGTTAAAATTAGCCGCAGAAGTAGCTAAAAAACTTTATGATGGAGATTAA